CCCCGCCGGCGCCGGCGATGATAGCCGCCAGGCCGCGCGCGGCGGCCTTCTCGGCGTAGGCGAACAGTTCGTCGGGCATTCGGTGCGCGGAGACCACCCGAGCCTCGTGGGCGATGCCGAATTGCTGGAGAATCTCGACCGCGTTGCGCATCGTCTCCCAATCGGAGTTCGAGCCCATCACGACGCCGACCTGTATGGCTTGCTTCATGGTTTCAATTTTACGTTTCACCCCCAGCTTCCCGCGATGATCGACATCACCCTCGAAAACTTCCAGACCGAGCTGATCGACGGCTCGATGACCACCCCGGTGCTGCTCGACATCTGGGCCGAGTGGTGCGGCCCCTGCAAGCAGCTCGGGCCGGTGCTCGAAAAGCTGGAGGCCGAGTATGGCGGGCGTTTCACGCTGGCCAAGCTCGACGCCGACAAGGTGCCCCAGATTTCCCAGCAGCTCAGCCAGATGTTCGGCGTGCGCAGCATCCCGTTCTGCGTGATGTTCAAGGACGGCCAGCCGATCGACGGCTTCGTCGGCGCGATTCCCGCCGAACAGATCCGCGCTTTCCTCGACAAGCATGTGCCGGGCGAGGACGAACTCGAGGCCGCCGAGCACGAGGAGGCCGCGCAGGACGCGCTGGCCGAGGGCGACACCGAGGGCGCGCTCGAACGGCTGCAACATGCGGTCGCCACCGACCCGTCCAACGACGACGCGCGCTTCGACTACATCAAGCTGCTGCTCCAGGAAGGCCGCACCGACGATGCCAAGGTGGCCTTCGCGCCGGTGATTGCCAAGGCGCCGGCAGTGCGCCGATTGGACGCCCTGCAGCGCTGGATGGATGCGAACGACTTCGCGGCACCGGCGACGGGCGCGGCGCCGGCGATCGCCGATGCCGAGGCGCGTATCGCCGCCAACAAGCGCGACTTCCAGGCCCGCTTCGACCGGGCGCGCCTGCTGATGGCCGCGCAGCGCTGGACCGAGGCGATGGACGAGCTGCTCGAGATCCTGATGCGCGACAAGAACTGGAACGAGGAGCTGGCGCGCAAGACCTACATCGCGATCCTCGAGATCATCGAGCCGCCCAGGCCCAAGGTGGCAGACGGCCAGATCCCGCCGGACGATCCGACGGTGGCAACATATCGGCGCCGGCTCAGCAGCGTGGTGCTGAGCTGAAGCACGGACCAGACTCGTCGATGTCGCATCCATGTGAGCGCAGGCTTGGTCTCTCGTTGTTGACGATGCGGCCGGGCCGGGCGGGGGCGGCGTTGGCGCGCTGAACGGGCTCGCATACGATTGGCGGGTTTCGACATGTTGCAAAGGAAAGTCCGGCCATGCGCTTCCTCTTCTTGACGACGGTTCTGTCCGCATCCCTGCTGGCGGGCGGCTGCGGCAGCGGCATCAACCTCGACGAGCCGATCGAAGGGCCGGTCTGGCAGCTGGAGCAGCTCGGCAGCGAACTGATCGAGCCGAGCAGTGATCCGCGGCGCAACGCCCAGATCCAGTTCGACCGGAGCAGCGGAAGGGTGACCGGCTCGGGCGGCTGCAACCGCGTCACCGGCACCTACGAACGCAGCGGCAGCACGCTCAGGGTGCGGCAGCTGGGCGCGACGCGCATGGCCTGCCCCAACGAGGCGAGCACCATCAACGAGACCCAGTTCTTCGCGGCGCTGCAGGCCACCGCCAGCTACCGGCTGCAGGGGATGTCGAGGCTCTCGCTGCTGGACGCGAGCGGGCGAACGGTCGCGACCTTGAGCAACGGCGGAGCACGTTGAGCCCCGCCCGGCTCACCATTTGGCCGGTAGGGGCTTGAGTAGGACCAGTCGCCGCCCGAGCGCCGCCACGTAGCCGCCGCTCTCCAGATCCTTCAACAGCCGGCTCACCATCTCGCGCGAGCATCCGATTTCGCTGGCGATCGCCTGGTGGGTCAGCCGCTCCATCTGCAGGGTGCCGTCAGGCTGCGGCTGCGATCGGTCCTCCAGCAGCGCCCGCAGCCGGCTGTAGACATCGAGCAAGGCCATGCTTCTGGCGCTCTCGGTAGCCAGTCTTGCGCGCCGGATCAACCGCATGATGAGCTCGCGCGCCAATTCCGGGTCGAGCGCCAAATGCCGGAGCATGGTCTCGCGCGTCACCACCACGCACACCGTCGGCCTCACGGCCTGAACGCTGGCTGAGCGAGGGCCGCCGTCGAGCGACATCTCGCCCACATACTCGCCCGGCCCGTGCAGGCCCAGGGTCACCTCGCGCCCGCGCGTATCGGAGACGAAGGCGCGCAGCTGGCCCGAAAGCACGATGTAGACGGAGCCGCCCTGGTCGCCCTCCTCGATGAGCATGGCGTGGGCCCGGTAGCGGCGCTGCGCGCCGAGCGCGGCGAGCTTCTGGAGCGGCGGCGGCAGTTCGGCAAGGGGGTCGGCGCGGGGTGCAGCGGGCGTCGGCGGCATGCGCGGACTATACGGCCCGCACCCCCTGCGATGGGATCGCCGACGCGACGGGCAAGCCGCTGCGCGCCCTGCCCTCAGCCTTGCCCTGCCAGCCGCAGCGAAGACACGATCTGGGGCATGCGCGACAGCTCACGGACGATCTCGCGGACGCTGCCGCGGCCGGTCTTCTGCCGCACGTTCTTGA
Above is a window of Variovorax sp. RA8 DNA encoding:
- a CDS encoding tetratricopeptide repeat protein, encoding MIDITLENFQTELIDGSMTTPVLLDIWAEWCGPCKQLGPVLEKLEAEYGGRFTLAKLDADKVPQISQQLSQMFGVRSIPFCVMFKDGQPIDGFVGAIPAEQIRAFLDKHVPGEDELEAAEHEEAAQDALAEGDTEGALERLQHAVATDPSNDDARFDYIKLLLQEGRTDDAKVAFAPVIAKAPAVRRLDALQRWMDANDFAAPATGAAPAIADAEARIAANKRDFQARFDRARLLMAAQRWTEAMDELLEILMRDKNWNEELARKTYIAILEIIEPPRPKVADGQIPPDDPTVATYRRRLSSVVLS
- a CDS encoding META domain-containing protein; this translates as MRFLFLTTVLSASLLAGGCGSGINLDEPIEGPVWQLEQLGSELIEPSSDPRRNAQIQFDRSSGRVTGSGGCNRVTGTYERSGSTLRVRQLGATRMACPNEASTINETQFFAALQATASYRLQGMSRLSLLDASGRTVATLSNGGAR
- a CDS encoding Crp/Fnr family transcriptional regulator; amino-acid sequence: MPPTPAAPRADPLAELPPPLQKLAALGAQRRYRAHAMLIEEGDQGGSVYIVLSGQLRAFVSDTRGREVTLGLHGPGEYVGEMSLDGGPRSASVQAVRPTVCVVVTRETMLRHLALDPELARELIMRLIRRARLATESARSMALLDVYSRLRALLEDRSQPQPDGTLQMERLTHQAIASEIGCSREMVSRLLKDLESGGYVAALGRRLVLLKPLPAKW